A window of the Suncus etruscus isolate mSunEtr1 chromosome X unlocalized genomic scaffold, mSunEtr1.pri.cur SUPER_X_unloc_3, whole genome shotgun sequence genome harbors these coding sequences:
- the LOC126000611 gene encoding testis-specific Y-encoded protein 2-like: MITMKQHEEKTEVQHQEELILGLSTQQLSLEMLQALQLEMKPVNMQAKKAFYRLKLKTVQRVLPHLEYRSTIIQGIPGFWTKVFVNHPQMSTMINQQDQDMLSFMFNLQVEELREANCCKITLFFRKNNYFHNDVIVKEYLTNLSGLKPSHSTPIQWCHDYKGRAYRRWHNNCTLNLFNWFYNHNFKGSTTIAEIIYKELWPNPLKYYLQKKVPEQGTVRLAGRSQFVMSGLDYLCMPMTPNYECCLDVFFTVLFLKALGSGLKWAQKNRPCKGSSNGQSAEELCLAIKTGYLQ, translated from the exons ATGATAACAATGAAACAGCATGAAGAGAAGACAGAAGTGCAGCACCAGGAGGAACTAATTCTAGGACTCTCAACTCAGCAACTCTCATTAGAGATGCTACAGGCTCTTCAGTTAGAAATGAAACCTGTAAATATGCAAGCCAAAAAGGCCTTCTATCGGCTCAAACTCAAAACAGTCCAGAGAGTCCTGCCCCACCTGGAATACAGAAGCACCATTATCCAGGGAATTCCTGGTTTTTGGACCAAGGTG TTTGTTAATCACCCCCAGATGTCAACTATGATCAATCAACAAGATCAAGACATGCTtagttttatgtttaatttacAG GTGGAAGAATTAAGAGAAGCTAATTGCTGCAAGATTACATTGTTTTTCAGGAAAAACAACTACTTTCATAATGATGTGATTGTCAAGGAATATCTCACTAATTTGAGTG GTTTGAAACCATCTCATTCTACACCTATTCAGTGGTGTCATGATTATAAAGGCAGAGCATACCGACGCTGGCACAACAATTGCACTCTTAACTTGTTCAATTGGTTCTACAACCATAACTTTAAAGGTTCTACTACAATTGCCGAG ATCATCTATAAAGAATTGTGGCCAAATCCTTTGAAGTATTACCTGCAAAAGAAGGTACCTGAACAAGGAACTGTAAGGCTGGCAG GAAGGTCCcagtttgtgatgtcaggcttgGATTATCTATGCATGCCCATGACTCCCAACTATGAGTGTTGCCTGGACGTGTTTTTCACTGTCCTGTTTCTGAAAGCTCTTGGTAGTGGGCTGAAATGGGCCCAGAAAAATCGCCCTTGCAAAGGCTCATCCAATGGCCAGAGTGCCGAGGAGTTGTGTTTGGCCATAAAAACCGGCTATTTGCAGTAA